A region of uncultured Anaeromusa sp. DNA encodes the following proteins:
- a CDS encoding amidohydrolase, which yields MFDKSTLDQLELQLITWRRQLHRIPEASYQEKKTSQTVAAELQKLGLSVQTFSNHHGVCAVIHGNQPGPVIAFRADMDALSIREEAASEFRSEHEGAMHACGHDGHMAILLGLASLLHNNRQHLAGTVKLFFQSAEEAAPEGGAHFFLEAGLLDDVSSIFGLHLWPDLPCGEIGLRQGALMAASDRLSITILGEGAHAGQPQHGIDAITIAADVLQGISHILSRQLDPLETATINIGQIHGGDRYNVIAREVVLEGTVRTLSEGVRSTLPGKLDRILAGMTASQGGSYRLNYQHGYPVLNNWPQPTVLLTQAATSVLGADQVHTDVKPVLAAEDFSKYLVQVPGSFFWLGCGFKDKENHGLHSPYFEIDEAALLHGVAILYQTALLALKQPETAAKEPVFS from the coding sequence ATGTTTGACAAATCGACCCTGGACCAACTGGAACTCCAACTTATTACCTGGCGCAGACAGCTGCACCGTATCCCTGAAGCCAGCTACCAAGAGAAAAAAACATCCCAAACAGTCGCCGCCGAACTGCAAAAGCTTGGACTTTCCGTACAAACTTTCAGTAACCATCATGGTGTATGCGCGGTGATTCACGGCAATCAACCCGGCCCTGTCATCGCTTTCCGCGCGGACATGGACGCTTTATCCATCCGCGAGGAAGCGGCTTCCGAATTCCGCTCTGAGCATGAAGGCGCCATGCATGCCTGCGGTCATGACGGCCACATGGCGATCTTGCTTGGCTTAGCCAGCTTACTCCACAACAATCGTCAGCATTTAGCCGGTACGGTCAAGCTTTTTTTCCAATCCGCCGAAGAAGCCGCCCCGGAAGGAGGCGCCCATTTCTTTCTGGAAGCAGGTCTTTTGGATGACGTTTCCTCCATTTTTGGCCTGCATTTGTGGCCAGACCTCCCCTGTGGCGAAATCGGTTTGCGCCAAGGCGCACTTATGGCCGCCTCCGACCGGCTCAGCATCACCATCCTCGGTGAAGGCGCCCATGCCGGTCAGCCACAGCACGGTATTGACGCCATTACCATTGCTGCCGACGTACTGCAGGGCATCAGCCATATTTTAAGCCGCCAACTAGATCCATTGGAAACGGCCACCATCAATATCGGCCAAATTCACGGCGGCGACCGCTATAATGTGATCGCTCGAGAAGTAGTTCTTGAGGGCACGGTCCGCACTCTTTCCGAAGGAGTTCGCAGTACGCTCCCAGGCAAACTGGATCGTATTCTCGCCGGCATGACCGCTTCCCAAGGCGGTTCTTACCGTCTCAATTACCAACATGGCTATCCGGTTCTTAACAACTGGCCCCAGCCCACCGTGCTGCTAACACAGGCCGCAACCAGCGTCCTCGGAGCCGATCAGGTGCATACTGATGTTAAGCCGGTCTTGGCGGCCGAAGACTTTTCCAAATACCTTGTGCAAGTTCCAGGCAGCTTCTTCTGGCTGGGCTGCGGTTTTAAAGACAAAGAAAACCACGGTCTGCACAGCCCTTATTTCGAAATCGACGAAGCAGCCTTACTTCACGGTGTAGCCATTCTGTACCAAACAGCTTTATTAGCGCTAAAACAACCAGAAACCGCTGCTAAAGAACCTGTTTTTTCTTGA
- a CDS encoding GTP cyclohydrolase produces MEKLRLALVGPADSVALTYPVALEWKDQIVSTPFVYQNAAEVPDIVRQHLEEFDFWLFSGISPYKHAQRLGLNIPCFYIPHIGSSLYRALLQITHMAHLEVDSISFDTFNRQEIEETFLDANMPLPKLFLHETEDIVTAAELTDYHYQLWQSGQSHIAVTCYLSTYEKLKELGVPVFRIWPTRSNIRTTIEVALNAVRAERFKGGQLAIQQITLDDYDDIVRNSSSYAAKKIELRLYEILVDYAKQLQGSIIVRGDGQYTLYSTRGILEKWTEELTVLPCLDEITRQVSAKVSGGIGFGSTAYMAEENAFHALGLAKRAGKGLWMAVTDSREAVGPLSSPTHLKYSLRASDSVCQHFAEKLSLSRTTVNKLFAALDQLKRDTLAADDLAFHLGITTRSARRLLTTLATQGLADVTGEELLSKGRPRKLYSIHWQQLLQPVIDETSTGG; encoded by the coding sequence ATGGAAAAACTTCGCCTGGCTCTGGTCGGTCCCGCCGATTCGGTCGCTTTAACCTATCCGGTCGCTTTAGAATGGAAAGACCAAATCGTATCCACTCCTTTTGTCTACCAAAATGCCGCCGAAGTGCCGGACATTGTCCGGCAGCACTTGGAAGAGTTTGACTTCTGGCTTTTCTCCGGCATTTCTCCTTATAAGCATGCGCAACGACTCGGCCTGAACATTCCCTGCTTTTATATTCCTCATATCGGTTCCAGCCTCTACCGGGCGCTGCTGCAGATCACTCATATGGCCCATCTAGAAGTAGACAGTATCAGCTTTGACACCTTCAACCGCCAAGAAATTGAAGAAACATTTCTAGATGCCAACATGCCTTTGCCCAAGCTGTTTCTGCACGAAACCGAAGATATCGTCACCGCCGCCGAACTGACAGACTATCACTACCAGCTTTGGCAAAGCGGCCAAAGTCATATTGCCGTCACTTGCTACCTGTCCACCTACGAAAAGCTCAAGGAGCTTGGCGTACCGGTCTTCCGCATCTGGCCCACACGCAGCAACATCCGCACCACAATTGAAGTAGCGCTCAATGCCGTACGAGCGGAACGCTTTAAAGGCGGCCAGTTGGCGATCCAGCAAATTACGCTTGATGACTATGATGACATAGTGCGCAACTCTTCTAGCTACGCCGCCAAAAAAATAGAACTGCGCCTTTACGAAATCTTGGTAGATTACGCCAAGCAGCTGCAAGGCTCTATCATCGTACGCGGCGATGGTCAATACACTCTCTACTCCACCAGGGGTATTTTGGAAAAGTGGACCGAAGAATTGACCGTCTTACCTTGTCTCGACGAAATCACTCGCCAAGTCAGCGCCAAAGTCAGCGGCGGCATAGGCTTTGGCTCCACAGCCTATATGGCGGAAGAGAACGCATTTCACGCTCTAGGTCTGGCCAAACGCGCCGGCAAAGGCCTGTGGATGGCCGTTACCGACAGCCGGGAAGCCGTAGGACCGCTCAGTTCGCCTACGCATTTAAAATATTCCCTGCGCGCCAGCGACTCGGTTTGCCAACATTTTGCCGAAAAGCTGAGTCTCAGCCGTACCACGGTCAACAAGCTGTTTGCCGCCTTAGACCAGTTGAAGCGCGATACCTTGGCCGCAGACGACCTAGCATTTCACCTAGGCATTACCACACGCAGCGCCCGCCGCTTACTGACAACCTTGGCTACTCAAGGATTAGCCGATGTCACCGGCGAAGAACTGCTCAGCAAAGGCCGTCCTCGCAAACTGTATTCTATCCACTGGCAACAGCTTCTGCAGCCGGTAATCGATGAAACATCGACCGGAGGTTGA